A region from the Ichthyobacterium seriolicida genome encodes:
- the atpH gene encoding ATP synthase F1 subunit delta: MINRRSSFRYAKALLNVAKGLNKAEQVSKDMTLIGQTIRNSDNLFALIKNPVINLHNKRTILTKVFKGNISDVSEKLFYLLEKRRRLDTILDIVDSYQVFFNEYKNIERVEVITCLPLKEEDKVDMNKKIETIINSSVTIENIVDKSIIGGLILRFKGYQYDGSIFNAFKRLEKKYQ; encoded by the coding sequence ATGATAAATAGAAGGTCATCATTTAGATATGCCAAAGCCTTGTTGAATGTTGCAAAAGGCCTAAATAAGGCTGAACAAGTCAGCAAGGATATGACTCTGATAGGTCAAACAATCAGAAATAGTGATAATTTATTTGCTCTTATAAAAAATCCTGTGATTAATCTTCACAATAAGAGAACAATTCTAACTAAAGTTTTTAAGGGGAATATTAGTGATGTCTCTGAGAAATTATTCTATCTATTGGAGAAACGCCGAAGGTTAGATACTATTTTAGATATAGTCGATTCGTACCAAGTATTTTTTAATGAATATAAAAATATAGAAAGGGTAGAGGTCATTACTTGTCTTCCTCTCAAAGAGGAAGATAAAGTTGATATGAATAAAAAGATTGAAACTATCATTAATAGCTCTGTCACAATAGAAAATATTGTAGATAAGAGTATAATAGGTGGTCTTATTTTAAGGTTTAAGGGCTATCAATACGACGGCAGCATTTTCAATGCTTTTAAAAGATTAGAAAAGAAATATCAGTGA